The Lagopus muta isolate bLagMut1 chromosome 6, bLagMut1 primary, whole genome shotgun sequence sequence TCCTCTTTTCTGACCTCAACATGTTTTTCTAGTCCAAGGAAACACTGTTGAAGAAGTAATTGAGAGGCTGTTATCTATCAAGAAGCAtccaaacaagcaaaaaagagctgaaaaacatctttctggAAATGCAAATGGAGGCATCCAGACTGAACTAGAACCATGCACAAGTGCAGTTCAGAGCCTGGTGGGATCACCAAACCCCTGCATGACACCAGAAGCTTCCTCAGGACCAAAAGCCTGTGAAGAGAAGACCTCGTCCTCACCGCTCTCAGCCTGCTTCACCTCACCACAGACCTCTAACCCTTCACCCAACGCTGTTCCTGCCCCTccaccaccaccgcctccaCCCCCACCACCTCCACCCCTGCCATCTAGCCCAGCATCCATGCCCCCCACAGCCTCCATGAATTCACCACCAGCCCCACCACTCCCTGGCATCCCTCCTCCACCTCCATTGCCTGGCACGGGGGTCATCCCTCCTTCACCTTCATTGCCTTGCATAGGGGGTATCCCACCTCCACCCCCATTGCCTGGCACGAGGGTCAtcccacctccacctccattGCCTGGCACAACGGTCATCCCTCCTCCACCCCCATTGCCTGGCATGGGGGGTATCCCACCTCCACCCCCATTGCCTGGCATAGGGGGAATCCCACCTCCACCCCCATTGCCTGGCATGGGGGGAAtcccacctccacctccattGCCTGGCATGGGGGGAAtcccacctccacctccattGCCTGGCATGGGGGGCATTCCACCACCACCCCCATTGTCTGGTACAGGGGGCATCCCGCCCCCTCCACCACCATTGCCTGGTATGGCAGGAGATCACATAGAAGCTGTTGTAGCCTCCCAGATCAGCTGCCCGCTCGGCTCCATCAGGCCTCCATACAAGGCAGTGAAGACACCAACGCTGAGAATGAAGAAGCTAAACTGGCAGAAGCTGCCCTCCAATGTGGTGAGAGGTGGGTGCTTCTAGTATGAAGTCACAACTACTTTATAGGAGGGGAAAAACTGCTATTTGTCAGGTTTAGTTATCTCCGTTTAGACACAGAACTTCCCTGATTTCCATTACATGCTGAGCTTAAATAAATGGAAGCGGGATGGAATCACTGACAAAATAACCATCCCAATGAAATAGCTTGGAATAGCTCATTTATAAAGAAATTGTTTGAAATTGAAGAAGGGGGAAGAATGGGAAGATTGCCCTAATCCACCTTGACATGCCTTAAGCTTGAGTTCTCAACAGACTCTTAAGTACATAAAAGTCATATGTAGCAGTACGGATCAGAATCAGCTCATAGTTCAGGAAGGACATTGAAATAATTGGTGAGACAATGAGAAGTATTGAATTGTTTCTTGATTTTTGGGTCACATTTCCCTCTCCTAGCGGATCCAAAAATGGAACATGAAATATGAGAAGAAGCAAGGACAAATAAGGTCGGTTTTGCCCCAAACAAGCAAGGCATAGTTAAAGTCCAAATAAGGCATGTTTTTAATCATGGGACATTTAATTGTTTCAGTAGAGCTTCCTGCATCACGTTTAggtgatgttttttgttttttaaagaagaaaagaggttTAAGAAAGTGCAGTGGAGATTAATTCAATGCTTAAGAGAATGCAATAGGGATTTATTTAAGCAGTCCTATTGCCAGCATAACACAAGGAGACTTGATTACAAAATCAAAAATATGTCTCTTCTTATTTAATTCACCTTCTGAGGAATTTCCCTTCTAGCAACTCAAACTACCCAAAAAAGCTGGGagctttcagctctgcagccactCTTAAtcccttgtctttttttcagaaagtcaTTCGATGTGGGCttcagtgagcagcagcagcgaggaAACCATAGAGCCCAACTACACAAGCATTGAgcagctgttttgctttccacAACCAACCCCTAAGGAGAAAACAGCCGCACCAGTGAAGGCAGAGCCGAAGGAGGTGAGGGGGCCACTCTCATTCTTTCGAGTAAAGATTGCTGCAGACAGCTCATCTAATAAGTgatatcttctttttctttaatgaagatCACATTTTTGGACTCCAAGAAAAGTCTCAATTTGAACATATTTTTGAAGCAGTTTAAATGGTAAGATATAGCTGATTTTCATGACAGTTGACAAAACTTTGAGTAGGTCGTGCATAGTGCCTGTAAGGTCCTCAAGAAATCTATTCTTGCCAATGCTCTTTCTGTAGTCTGTGTTGCTGTAAAATCTGATTACTTCACAGCTTGTCATATACTCTCTCTAAAATATTAGGCTTGGGTATTTAACTGTGTTTTTTCATGAAGTGCTACAACTCCATGTTACAGATGGAGTTATAGCACAGACTCTTAGGGTAGCGTTGGCTGTGAAATGCCTCTGGAAGTGAAACTCTTCCTCAAAGAAGGACCAAGAAGGAAGAtaagaattcatttattttaaggtAGTCACATACGCAGAGACAGACATCTGAGTTGGAACGTTGATCCCTAGTCTTAAGTCATTTGACCGGGGCCAGAAGCAAATTTTGTGCATAGCAAGTACTTGAATCTGGATCTTCCAGGTCCCAGTTCTGAGTTAATCACTGGGATGTATCTTTCCTATCTCTGTGACCTTCAATAGGGAAAGCACAGAACGCTTGTGCAAGTACATCTCTCAGTAGCATGTAGTTGTGGAAGGGGGACCTTTTGGTGACTGCTACCTgtgcttctctctgcagctccaaTGAAGAGGTGGCTGCCATGGTCCAGAATGGAGATCGGACCAAGTTCGACGTTGAGGTTCTAAAGCAGCTGTTGAAGCTGCTGCCTGAAAAACATGAGGTCAGGAGagaaaaattgcacccactgattCAAAGAGCTGAATGTGCAGTGAAGTCCTGCAGTGttgattctttatttttcattagatAGAAAACCTGAAGGCCTTCAAAGAAGAGAAGTCGAAGCTAGCAAACGCAGATCAGTTTTATCTTCTCCTCCTTCAAATTCCCAGGTAAGGATGCTCATCGTGAATGTCAACCCAATCTTTTCCTTGGTTTTTCTATGGGAAGTTCAAGTTTCTATATTAGTCTCATAGGTCTCAAACACCAACAGATACAGTTGGTCAGTCTCCAATTCCACCTTagccctcccttccccttttccttgtATGAAAGGGTGTCACTTCTGCAGCACCTCTTGTCCCTCTGAAGTAtataatcaaagaatcattaaagttgaaaaagaccactatgACTACCTAGTCCAACCCCGAACCATCCCTTCcgtgcccctcagtgccacatctccatgcttCTTGTGGacttccagggacggtgactccaccacctgggcagcctgttctaatgTGCAACCAGTCTTACTCAGAAGAATCTTTCCTAATATTCATGCTGAGAGTTGCAGAAGGTAGACCATGTGGCTAAGGACTGGTCCCTGTCTAAAGTGGCAGCCCTCCACAAGCACTTATCTCATGTGGATGTGGAAGGCAGCAATGCTGTCAGCATTGGCGATGGGGTTGCCAGGCTTAGAGGTGATGTGGGAAGAGAGCTGATGTGTTGGCCAAGATTGTAATGCCTTTAAGCTTTTAATCAATCTCCATCCTTAGCTATCAGCTACGGATTGAATGTATGCTGATCTGTGAAGAGACTACTGTTGTTCTGGATATGATTCAACCAAAAGCTGAAGCCATCCGGAAAGCCTGCGAAGGTAAACGTCTGACCTTAATTCTGGATCTTGTTTAAGACAGTCAGCTGTAAAGCCTCAATAAACCCTCTAGAGCAATACAGCGAgtctccccagcagcacagctttcctgcagCCTCTTCACTGGTTTGCTGCAGAGTACAGGATGCAGCTCTCAGTATCTCCACTGATTATCAAAGCCTTTAATATGACTGGAGACCATTTTCCCTCAGCCTCAGACCTCTTCttttgcagcagctgtgttCTTCTGAACCACTTTTGACAATGAAGTGTTGGAAGCTTGTCAGAATTTCCAAAAGAGCTGAATCTAGAGCTAATTCATTACGTTAAGATCTTTACACAgcaattttctctgcttccagaAAAGCATACCTAAACTTCCCCAAGAAAGCAGTGATACTTTAGTTTTTTCCCTGCCTACAAAAGTAATCAGAAGAGAAAGTTTGTTATTTTGGGCTTTGAATTGCTGATGCTCAAGTTTGTGAATACACAGAGAAATTATgcaacagatttttattttttttttctgtggcagaAATCTCAGGTCCCACTGCTGAAAGCACTTCTTGTCAGTACTGTTTGTCTTAAAGAACGCCTGCTCTAGGCTTCTCCAGCTGAAAttacagctgcctgctgggatAAAGCTCTCCCCAGAAATTCCCTGCAGCcaacttttccttttaaatccGCTCCTGAGTGCTTCAGAAAGCACATCTCTGCAGCACCTTGTTGTAAGGGCAAGGACAGGGACTGTACCCTTCATGCCTGATAAGCACCTTTACCATGCGAGACCAGGAAAAGATGGAGTGTGTCTGGTTTTAGCAGCTGGCAGGTAGTTGGAGCACTGTCAGAACTGGCTTTGCTGCACAGCTGAATGGAGTCTGCAGGATTAAAGCTGGAGCCCTCGTACCCCACAGCAGGTTAAATTTGGGTACTTCCAATTGATCAGAGTCCATCTCCACATCGTTTTCCATTAGGAATGAGAGACCAGATgtgaataaagaaagaaatacaagagaGCAGAAACTTTCATTAAGGCCAGCTACTGGGATTGAATCTACTTAGAATCAGTTTCTCTGCAGGTTGGGCCATTGGGCCGCAAACCTGAACAATCAGATTTGGTTTGCTGGAATTCAGAATCCCTCTTTTTATCCAGTTTAGAAAATGTTCTGGTTTATCTGAGGCTTTTGCTTAAAAGCCCTTTATGTTTTTCAGATCTTCTGACCAGTCACCGTCTGCCTCTCTTTTGTAAACTGATTCTCAAAGTTGGAAACTTTCTGAACTACGTAAGGACTTTGTTTGGCTTGCCCTCCACCCATCTACAGAATGTGTGTATGATCTTCACATCTAAGGCTGTAATTTGGACAGAAGAGTTAcatctgtttgttgtttttttttttatcttgtagGGAAGTCACACAGGCGATGCTGATGGGTTTAAAATCAGCACTTTACTCAAACTAacagaaaccaaagcaaaccaaacccGCATTACGCTGCTCCACCATATCCTGGAGGTACTACAGTCCTGggcagaaaggaaagggaggCTTTTTACCTTAGTGAATCATTCCTCCTTCTCTAGATTCAGTTAATGTAATGCACTCTTATTCATTATCGTCCCCATCTAGCCACAAGTTAAAAGCATTGGCTCTCTTAGGCTGGTGGTGAATGCCTGTGGGCACTACTCAGCTCTCAGGGAACTCCTTTTAGTTTTGTCCTGCTTTCCTCCAGCATCTTTCCCCGCAGTTGCTGCAACTTCCTTTGTTCATATTTGCACAGTCTCTGCTCATCAGCTGCAAACCACAGAGTTTGTGGCCACCAAAGCCATCCTGGCTGCTCTGTACCCATTCatcctttctgccttttcatgGCCACTCGCTTCTCCACCAGGCTGTGTTTGAGCTTTTCAAACTCCCCACTAAGTCCCTATGACTTTCTTATTCCATGCATtactgtttgttgtttctttttcttcatattctgcTCTGCCACTCTCATTCATCAGTTACACATGGTtaagctctgcagaaaggaggCCAGATGAGGGGCATAGTGCAGTTGTCCTGAGTACTGCCTCCTCTCCCAGCTTGCACCACTCAGTAAACAgtgcttatttctcttttctgcttcaggaaGTAGAAAACAGCCACACAGACCTACTGGAACTGCCGGAGGACCTTGAATAtgtttcaaaagcagcagggtAAGACTGTGTGTCACTTccttcaaatgaaaaagaaaaataaatcccatGCATGTCAACAGTGTATCAGAAATTAGGATAcccacagctggcacagcaTGTTAATAAGATGGCATTTTACTTATCTTTAACCAAAAGGTTTGGTTGATGAGTGCTTACACCTATTTAATATATTATAGTTCTTCTACAGCTGGTACTACTGAGGTCTGACATTTGCAGTGCATTTATTTAATACTGCCTTATGGGCCCTTCCACAATCTGCACCGCATTTGCAGTAGCAGGAGCTTCTAAAGTGCCTTTGACCAGGGAAACTGAGCAAATGCTGAGCAATGTGGGTGCAGATAACCCTGGGTGGACTTTCTGGGTGCTCACCTACTCAATGCATGTTGCTGCAGTGGGACTGAGCATCTTTCCATAAGTGCTGAACTTTTTCATGAGTTCAGCCTGTACAGGGTTGAGGGCGCAAGCTCACATGGGAAGTAGAGGGACAACCAAACCTGCTAGGCCTTGCCATCTCTTTTGTAAGAGCATGATACAGTAATGAGAACTAATACGGGGCATCTGTGTGATTTCAGAATTAATCTTGATATTATACGCTCAGAATCCAGTGCCAATTTAAAAAAGCTCTTGGAGCTCCAGCGAAAGGTCTCATCAGCAAATGACGATGTGAAACAGCAGTATGAGAAACCTATCCAGGTCAGTCTTGGAGTTCCCTTATAGCTTCCACCTTACACACACAAAGCCAGCATGCTGCATGTAGCTGAGGACGCTCACAAGGGGGTGAAAAATACTACCACAAGATGCACTCTCAGATTTGGAAACAGGCTGTAATGCCACAGAACTCAGTGGTGTCTGCTTGCCCCAAACCCACCTACCTTCAGTGAGGCTTTCTTAAAGGCTTGCTTCAATGGCTCTCCCTACTCTGCCTCTCCTCACTATGTCTGAGTCGATGTGTTCACTCTCTGTGCAGGTCGCCAAAGTAAACCCCTTCTCTTGGGATGAAACTCTGCACTGAGCTTTTTGTGTGTTGCTCAAGCCACCCTTGCATAGTGGCACAACACAGTCACCAGGAGccatgtgttgttttttcccaCCCCAAAAGCTCTGCTCCAAGTTCTTATGTTGacatcctttttctttatgtacACTTCACTTGTTATCCTCTGGATGGTGTCTCACTGTCTATACTGAATGCATTTCAGGATAGCATTGATGCTTCcagaaaactggaagaagattttgaaaccattgacaggaagagagaagaacTTGCAAACTATCTCTGTGAGGACCCAAGCAAGTTGTCCTTAGAGGATGTATTTAGCACCATGAAGACTTTCAGAGATCTCTTCATCCGATCCCTAAAGGTTAGTGACTGCACACAAAGATGAACACATCATAGTGCTTCGTATTTCTACTCCAACAGTCCTTGGTGGGACAGGCACAGAGTCCGGAGGGGAGACTGCTGATTATGGACCCCTTCTCATAATACTTGGCTTGAGGTCACCTGGTGAATGGGTATCTGGTCCCTGCTCCACTTCATCCTCATGTACTGCCAGTGCTCCCGGCCTGACCCAGACCCTGATGATTTGGGATTTCAGTGCAACTTCAGCTGCATATTCACAGAGATGCTTTCATAGACTCAtggaatatcccaagttggaaggaacccataaGTATCATCGAGTCCAATGCCTTCACAGCTGAGTGCATAAATTTTAGAACAGAATTATGAAACTTAATTCTTCAACTTGAACAAACAGGATCAGAAGGGGGATGTATAGTCAAAAGGCCACTAGTTTGAAAGAATGTATGGCTTCAGTACCTTCCACATATGCCTCAGATGACTGTCAGTGAGAGAAGATGCACATGGGTAGCTGTGTTATTCAAATGACCGCTGCCACTTCCTACTGGGTCTGGGCGAAGTCCTGCACAAACCATTTTCACTCTCTTGGCAAAACAGTCCTCCTTATgctccttttatttattctgaggatttctcttctgcctttgcaACCATCTGCATATCGTCTTTCTCTTCATTGGTTCTCCTAGCAGATCTTTAGCCAACCTTTTCATGTCCCTGTTACTTAattgcaggaaaacaaagacagaaaggaacaagctgcaaaagcagagaagaggaagaaacagctggaagaagaagaggggaagagacagaagggagaaaatggaaaagtcaGTGAGTATCTGAAAGGGCATCAAAAGAAATGGAGGACTTGCCATCCCAAATGGACTGGAAGAGCTGATGAAAGCTCTTTGCTGGTCCTGCTTTAATGACCAGTAGAGGtaatttattctctgaatttCCAAGTGCAGGCTGACTAAAGGCTTTTAGGCATCTTATTGGCCACAGATAGCAACTGACTTTTCACAGTGGCAGCTGGGCAGAGAAGTTAATTTTACTTTTGCTGACTGAGAAGgagagagacaaaaataaaactgaaacctttcagttatttcagatatttcaatTTCTAAGCAAACTTTTTGAATCCTAAACCTAACAACAGACATTTGACTTTCCCCTAGAAAGTCTCTTCCTACTCTGAAATAGGCTTGCTCCAGCTTACCATAGGCTGCAGACATGTCAAAAGTCTTGCAGATGCCCTGTTTGTACCAGGGAAGCAGTACCAACCCCAAGTGatagcactgctgtgcagtCTGCATCCTTCCTCTCTCAGGAGCACATTTATCACCTGTCTCTCTCTATCCCAGTTAAGAAGGGGTTGGTGAAGCAGGAGGATGTTTGCGTCATTGATGCACTGCTGGCTGACATAAGGAAAGGGTTCACACTGAGAAAGACGAAGAACAGACACGAGTCAGACGCACCTCCTAAAGCCTTGCCTGCGGAGATCCCTGAGGAGAGCCGGTCTGGTAAGGACACATACCCAACTGTACCTGCAGCTATTTCTTCCCATCTGTCTCTGAGTCTGAGCCAAGCACGCAAGCAAGTAACCTTCCAGCATTTGGGGCATCCTAATTAAGGAGGATCTGCAGCAGAGTTGTGGACAGGAGCAAAAAGCCCTGAGGTGCTGACAGCCAGATGTGCCTCAGACTTTGTGGCCTTGTGCCCGCACTGATGAACTGTCTGAGAGTCACAGCCCATGGCTCAGCCACAGGAAACTTCTGGTGGGGCTCTAACGTCATCCCCACCTGTCCCTCCATATAATCAAATCTCACTAGCATAGCTTATCTTCATCTTGTAGTCTGCTGTACCCTCTGTCTACATCTGGGAGTCTAAGGCAGCACTTAAAATAGGACTAGAAAGTCCTATCTGCAGAAGAACCCCATTCACCCAGGTGTTTTTTAGGAAATAGCCTATGgttttagcctttttttttggCTCGTGACCTGAGCATATCAACACACAATTACAGTCCGAGTGCACTGGTGTGTGGTAAAGCCTGACTTTGTGGCTTTAGAAAGGCCAGCAAGAAATTTTTAAGTGCTTGCGCCAACCAAGTTAGTGTTCCCAGCTGGTTCAGGATCTCTTCTTGATATAGGTTTTCAGATACCCTTTGCAAGTCCAAAGACTTTCATGGGCATCAACCATGGGACACCAGAGCACCTGCTGAAAACATGCCTTTTGCTAATGTAGAGCCTCGGAGTCCCACTGGAGTGACCACATGGGGCACTGGGAAGGGAGATGGGAATGCTAATGAAGACGCTCTTCCTTAGCTGT is a genomic window containing:
- the LOC125694565 gene encoding inverted formin-2-like isoform X1, which encodes MMSIKKESAHKKWAALKEKLGPQDTDQSEANLENAEPELCIRLLQMPSVVNYSGLKKRLESSDDAWMVQFLELCGLDLLLEALDRLSGRGVARISDALLQLTCINCVRAVMNSHRGIEYIVSNEGYVRKLFQALDTTNVMVKKQVFELLAALCIYSSDGHGLALDALDHYKNVKNQQYRFSVIMNELSNTDNVPYMVTLLSAINAIILGKEDLRTRTQIRNEFIGLQLLDILDKLRDIEEEDLLIQCDTFEEFKIEDDEELLKICDGINMNDHHEVFSSLFNKVSRSPVSIQLLSILQSLLHLEPSHHSSLLLWESLDAVVNRALLLANDIQGNTVEEVIERLLSIKKHPNKQKRAEKHLSGNANGGIQTELEPCTSAVQSLVGSPNPCMTPEASSGPKACEEKTSSSPLSACFTSPQTSNPSPNAVPAPPPPPPPPPPPPPLPSSPASMPPTASMNSPPAPPLPGIPPPPPLPGTGVIPPSPSLPCIGGIPPPPPLPGTRVIPPPPPLPGTTVIPPPPPLPGMGGIPPPPPLPGIGGIPPPPPLPGMGGIPPPPPLPGMGGIPPPPPLPGMGGIPPPPPLSGTGGIPPPPPPLPGMAGDHIEAVVASQISCPLGSIRPPYKAVKTPTLRMKKLNWQKLPSNVVRESHSMWASVSSSSEETIEPNYTSIEQLFCFPQPTPKEKTAAPVKAEPKEITFLDSKKSLNLNIFLKQFKCSNEEVAAMVQNGDRTKFDVEVLKQLLKLLPEKHEIENLKAFKEEKSKLANADQFYLLLLQIPSYQLRIECMLICEETTVVLDMIQPKAEAIRKACEDLLTSHRLPLFCKLILKVGNFLNYGSHTGDADGFKISTLLKLTETKANQTRITLLHHILEEVENSHTDLLELPEDLEYVSKAAGINLDIIRSESSANLKKLLELQRKVSSANDDVKQQYEKPIQDSIDASRKLEEDFETIDRKREELANYLCEDPSKLSLEDVFSTMKTFRDLFIRSLKENKDRKEQAAKAEKRKKQLEEEEGKRQKGENGKVIKKGLVKQEDVCVIDALLADIRKGFTLRKTKNRHESDAPPKALPAEIPEESRSGKSIEDPQAGGQQMDDKAKQNNGHPSESTLSLAAALPEMGRDVGDVSAPNQALPENNTEGNLPPGSRTEGSLVNLVEADGDGQGAGMASLQPGLSSGAISFSADNIGANITFVSSSSGAALREQLNGSISEEQDNKCSLESCRPAQDIPLSQNGGNPSTPSTPCDGAHQAELKEMAKENEDPGTDSLLDTSQEKSFSEEPATDSSCSATLPPGETHTDREKQRTSGKRRKKKRHSKSYSAEVETDSGDYKTKKGCVVQ
- the LOC125694565 gene encoding inverted formin-2-like isoform X3; its protein translation is MMSIKKESAHKKWAALKEKLGPQDTDQSEANLENAEPELCIRLLQMPSVVNYSGLKKRLESSDDAWMVQFLELCGLDLLLEALDRLSGRGVARISDALLQLTCINCVRAVMNSHRGIEYIVSNEGYVRKLFQALDTTNVMVKKQVFELLAALCIYSSDGHGLALDALDHYKNVKNQQYRFSVIMNELSNTDNVPYMVTLLSAINAIILGKEDLRTRTQIRNEFIGLQLLDILDKLRDIEEEDLLIQCDTFEEFKIEDDEELLKICDGINMNDHHEVFSSLFNKVSRSPVSIQLLSILQSLLHLEPSHHSSLLLWESLDAVVNRALLLANDIQGNTVEEVIERLLSIKKHPNKQKRAEKHLSGNANGGIQTELEPCTSAVQSLVGSPNPCMTPEASSGPKACEEKTSSSPLSACFTSPQTSNPSPNAVPAPPPPPPPPPPPPPLPSSPASMPPTASMNSPPAPPLPGIPPPPPLPGTGVIPPSPSLPCIGGIPPPPPLPGTRVIPPPPPLPGTTVIPPPPPLPGMGGIPPPPPLPGIGGIPPPPPLPGMGGIPPPPPLPGMGGIPPPPPLPGMGGIPPPPPLSGTGGIPPPPPPLPGMAGDHIEAVVASQISCPLGSIRPPYKAVKTPTLRMKKLNWQKLPSNVVRESHSMWASVSSSSEETIEPNYTSIEQLFCFPQPTPKEKTAAPVKAEPKEITFLDSKKSLNLNIFLKQFKCSNEEVAAMVQNGDRTKFDVEVLKQLLKLLPEKHEIENLKAFKEEKSKLANADQFYLLLLQIPSYQLRIECMLICEETTVVLDMIQPKAEAIRKACEDLLTSHRLPLFCKLILKVGNFLNYGSHTGDADGFKISTLLKLTETKANQTRITLLHHILEEVENSHTDLLELPEDLEYVSKAAGINLDIIRSESSANLKKLLELQRKVSSANDDVKQQYEKPIQDSIDASRKLEEDFETIDRKREELANYLCEDPSKLSLEDVFSTMKTFRDLFIRSLKENKDRKEQAAKAEKRKKQLEEEEGKRQKGENGKVIKKGLVKQEDVCVIDALLADIRKGFTLRKTKNRHESDAPPKALPAEIPEESRSGKSIEDPQAGGQQMDDKAKQNNGHPSESTLSLAAALPEMGRDVGDVSAPNQALPENNTEGNLPPGSRTEGSLVNLVEADGDGQGAGMASLQPGLSSGAISFSADNIGANITFVSSSSGAALREQLNGSISEEQDNKCSLESCRPAQDIPLSQNGGNPSTPSTPCDGAHQAELKEMAKENEDPGTDSLLDTSQEKSFSEEPATDSSCSATLPPGETHTDREKQRTSGKRRKKKRHSKSYSGITSRQKK
- the LOC125694565 gene encoding inverted formin-2-like isoform X2, coding for MMSIKKESAHKKWAALKEKLGPQDTDQSEANLENAEPELCIRLLQMPSVVNYSGLKKRLESSDDAWMVQFLELCGLDLLLEALDRLSGRGVARISDALLQLTCINCVRAVMNSHRGIEYIVSNEGYVRKLFQALDTTNVMVKKQVFELLAALCIYSSDGHGLALDALDHYKNVKNQQYRFSVIMNELSNTDNVPYMVTLLSAINAIILGKEDLRTRTQIRNEFIGLQLLDILDKLRDIEEEDLLIQCDTFEEFKIEDDEELLKICDGINMNDHHEVFSSLFNKVSRSPVSIQLLSILQSLLHLEPSHHSSLLLWESLDAVVNRALLLANDIQGNTVEEVIERLLSIKKHPNKQKRAEKHLSGNANGGIQTELEPCTSAVQSLVGSPNPCMTPEASSGPKACEEKTSSSPLSACFTSPQTSNPSPNAVPAPPPPPPPPPPPPPLPSSPASMPPTASMNSPPAPPLPGIPPPPPLPGTGVIPPSPSLPCIGGIPPPPPLPGTRVIPPPPPLPGTTVIPPPPPLPGMGGIPPPPPLPGIGGIPPPPPLPGMGGIPPPPPLPGMGGIPPPPPLPGMGGIPPPPPLSGTGGIPPPPPPLPGMAGDHIEAVVASQISCPLGSIRPPYKAVKTPTLRMKKLNWQKLPSNVVRESHSMWASVSSSSEETIEPNYTSIEQLFCFPQPTPKEKTAAPVKAEPKEITFLDSKKSLNLNIFLKQFKCSNEEVAAMVQNGDRTKFDVEVLKQLLKLLPEKHEIENLKAFKEEKSKLANADQFYLLLLQIPSYQLRIECMLICEETTVVLDMIQPKAEAIRKACEDLLTSHRLPLFCKLILKVGNFLNYGSHTGDADGFKISTLLKLTETKANQTRITLLHHILEEVENSHTDLLELPEDLEYVSKAAGINLDIIRSESSANLKKLLELQRKVSSANDDVKQQYEKPIQDSIDASRKLEEDFETIDRKREELANYLCEDPSKLSLEDVFSTMKTFRDLFIRSLKENKDRKEQAAKAEKRKKQLEEEEGKRQKGENGKVIKKGLVKQEDVCVIDALLADIRKGFTLRKTKNRHESDAPPKALPAEIPEESRSGKSIEDPQAGGQQMDDKAKQNNGHPSESTLSLAAALPEMGRDVGDVSAPNQALPENNTEGNLPPGSRTEGSLVNLVEADGDGQGAGMASLQPGLSSGAISFSADNIGANITFVSSSSGAALREQLNGSISEEQDNKCSLESCRPAQDIPLSQNGGNPSTPSTPCDGAHQAELKEMAKENEDPGTDSLLDTSQEKSFSEEPATDSSCSATLPPGETHTDREKQRTSGKRRKKKRHSKSYSEVETDSGDYKTKKGCVVQ